A window of Garciella nitratireducens DSM 15102 genomic DNA:
GTATTAAACATGGTTTTAGAACAAATTGCGAATATGGGAATAAAAGACATTACAGTAGCAGTGAGTTCTATATTTCCTATTCATGCTCCATTAGTAAAGTATATAAGAAATGGAGTAGTAACAGGTATTTATACCAATTATATGTCGGGACCTGTAGCAGAAGCAATTTCAAAAGGGGAATTAAAAAATCCCATTATTATGCATACTCATGGAGGAAGAGCTAGAGCCATTGAATCTGGAGATCTTTTTATTGATATTGCTTTTATTGCATCCCCTACTTGTGATACCTATGGAAATATTAATGGAGTAGAGGGAAAATCAGCCTGTGGGACTTTAGGATACGCGATTCCAGATGCAATGTATGCTCAAAAAGTAGTAGCTATTACAGATCATCTTGTTTCGTATCCTGCATCTCCTATTGAAATTTCACAGGAATATGTAGATTATATTGTACAAGTAGAAAGTATAGGTGATCCAAAAGGAATTGTATCAGGAACAACTAAAATTACAAAGGATCCCGTAGGACTTAAAATAGCTAAAATGACTGCTCAAGTGATTGAAATTTCTGGATTATTAAAAGAGGGATTCTCCTTTCAAACAGGTGCTGGAGGAACGTCTTTAGCAGTTGCTTATTATGTAAAGGAATTAATGAAAAAAAAGGGAATAAAGGGGAGCTTTGCAGCAGGTGGAATTACAGGATATATTGTAGAAATGTTTGAAGAAGGATTATTTGATTGCTTATTTGATGTTCAATGCTTTGATTTAAAGGCAATACAATCTTATCGAGATCATCCAAAGCATCAGCTTATGTCGGCTTCTATGTATGGAAATCCTCATAATAAAGGAGCAGTAGTAAATAATCTTGATGTAATGATTTTAGGAGCTACTGAAATTGATACAGACTTTAATGTGAATGTTACCACTGGATCCAATGGAATGATTATGGGAGGCTCCGGAGGACATAGTGATACAGCAGCAGGATCTAAATTATCCATTGTTGTTACGCAATTAATCAAGGGAAGATTACCTATTGTAGTGGATAAAGTAACTACAGTGACCACTCCTGGTGAAACTGTAGATGTTTTAGTGACTGAGAGAGGAATTGCAATCAATCCAAAAAGACAAGATTTAATTGAAAAATTAAAGAATACCAATCTTCCAGTGATGACAATTGAACAATTAAAAGAAATTGCAGAATCTATGACAGGAGTACCTAAAAAGATTACATTAGATGATCAAATCGTAGCAGTAGTGGAATATCGGGATGGTACTATTATTGATGTAGTGCGAAAAGTAAAGGGTTGATTTTATGCAAGAGGTTAGAATTGAAAGCATAGATTTAAATACCAAAGAAAGGCTAGAAGTTGAAAAGTTTCTTTCAACTTTTAACCTATTTTTTGACAGAGATATAGAATATACTATTGTAGCAAAAAAAGGAGAAGATATTTTGGGCACTTGTTCTTGTTCAGGAAAAGTATTAAAATGTTTTGCTGTTCAAGAAGGATTGCAAGGAGAAGGAATTGCTTCTAAACTCCTTACTCATATGACTAATTTTCTTTTTGATCGAGGAATTTATGAATTTTTTATTTTTACCCAACCTAAGAATTTACCTATATTTAAGGGATTAAATTACAGAGAAGTTTATACAGTAAAGGAAGTATCTCTTTTAGAGGGTGGAGTAGCAAATGTCAAACAATATATAAAAAAAATGTATGAAAAGAGTGGCCTTCAAGATACAAAAAGAGCTGCTTTAGTAATGAATTGTAATCCATTTACTTTAGGACATAGATATTTAATAGAAATTGCTGCTAAGCAAAATAAAGAGGTAGTGGTTTTTATAGTACAAGAAGATCGTTCTATTTTCCCTTTTGAAGTGCGATTAAATCTTGTAAAAAAGGGGACAGAGGATTTAAAAAATGTTCATGTTTTGCCGGGGGGAAATTATATTATTTCTTCTGCTACTTTTCCTTCTTATTTTATTAGAGAGCAGTCTCAAAGAACAAAAGCTTTTGTAAAGTTAGATGCAGGGATTTTTAGTCATTATATTGCTCCTATTTTTCACATTGACAAACGCTATATAGGAACAGAGCCTTATTGTCCCATCACAAAGCAGTATAATAAAGCGCTATTAAATATTTTACCAAAAAATGGGATACAGGTAGTAGAGGTAACGAGAATATCTAAGGATGGAAAGGCTATTAGTGCGTCAGAAGTTAGAAATTTAATAAAAAAAGAACAATTTGAGGATTTAAAGGAGTTAGTGCCTAAGACAACCTATGAATATCTGATATCTCGTGAGGCACAGCCTATTATAGAAAAAATACAAAGAAGTGACATTTTATAGGAAAGAGATATAAAATATAGAAAGATAGAGTTTAAAGAGCTATGGTTTTAAGGAAAAAGGTCGACGAATCGTCGACCTTTTTGATTTTAGAATTCTAAATCTAATTGATTAATTAATTGCTCCATTATCCTCCTTTTTTCTAGTAAAACTTTTTTTATTAATTTTAACTTTTCTTTTGAAGCTCTATATAATGGAAAACTTACACTTACAGAAACGATAACCTTACCATTTTTTTTCAAGGGAATTGCCAAACAACCAGTATCTTTATTAATTTCTTCAAATTCGTAGGCCAATTCTCCCTTCCTTATTTGACCTATCTGACCCAACAACGTATTCATATCTGTTATGGTTTTATCGGTAATAGGTTTCATTTTATCTAAATAATAGTTTTTAATTTGCTCATCTGAATATCCTGATAATAAAGCTTTTCCTAAAGCAGTAGCATAGGCAGGTAATTTTTTCCCTACAGAGGAGACAAGATTAATTGGCTGTTCTGAATCTACCTTTGCCAAGTAAAATACGTCAAAATCTACTAAGATACCAAGCTGACATACTTCATTGCAAGCATCTACAATATCTTCCATTTCTTTTTTTATAATATCTATACTATTACTTGATCTATGGGATAATCCTAATAGAAAAGATTTCATACCTATTTGATATTTGGAGGTACTTTTATCAAGAGTAATATAATCTTTACGCAATAAAGTGTGTATAATAGGTGAAATTGTACTCTTAGGAGTATTAGTCTTTTCCGCTAGTTCACTAAGGGTAAGACCCTCTAACGATTTGTCGAGAGCTTCTAGTATCTTAATCACCCGCAGGGTAGGATTATGCAAGGATTTATTATTATTTTGTTCTTTCATTTTATCACCTTGATTGTTCGTATTTCTTTTTATTTTATTATAACATAGAATCTATTTTTATCACTCCTTTAGAATTTTATAAGGGATTCTTACGATTATTATTGACAACGTTATCATAGGGCGTTATTATACAAATAATAAAACGTATATATGTGTATTATTCGTATATACGTAAATATAAATTTGAGGGGGTGTTTCTGCTAAAAATATAGAAAGTTTTATTAAATTGGATGGTTGAAACAAAAGTACTCTTAGTTTTAACAATATATGTAAAGAAGGGGGTCAAGATCATGATAATGAATATTTTAAAGAAAGTACCTGCTGGTATGATGATTGTTCCAATGTTTCTTTCATCAATTATTAATACTTTTTTTCCACAAATATTGCAGATAGGATCTTTTACTACTGCGGTATTTACTAGTGCGGGCTCTGCAGCTATATTAGGAGCTCAATTAGTATGTATGGGAGCTCAATTACAAGTAAAAGAACTTCTTTCAGTTATTCGAAGAGGTGGAGTACTACTTATTTCTAAATTTGCAATAGGAGCTGTAATAGGAATTACAATAGGAAAAATATTTGGAATGGAAGGTTTCTTAGGACTTACTACATTAGCAGTTATCAGTGCCATTACTAATAGCAATGGTAGTATGTATCTAGCATTAATGAGTACCTATGGCGATGAGGTAGACCAAACTGCAATGAGTTTGCTTGCTATCAATGACGGAC
This region includes:
- a CDS encoding IclR family transcriptional regulator, translated to MLCYNKIKRNTNNQGDKMKEQNNNKSLHNPTLRVIKILEALDKSLEGLTLSELAEKTNTPKSTISPIIHTLLRKDYITLDKSTSKYQIGMKSFLLGLSHRSSNSIDIIKKEMEDIVDACNEVCQLGILVDFDVFYLAKVDSEQPINLVSSVGKKLPAYATALGKALLSGYSDEQIKNYYLDKMKPITDKTITDMNTLLGQIGQIRKGELAYEFEEINKDTGCLAIPLKKNGKVIVSVSVSFPLYRASKEKLKLIKKVLLEKRRIMEQLINQLDLEF
- the citC gene encoding [citrate (pro-3S)-lyase] ligase yields the protein MQEVRIESIDLNTKERLEVEKFLSTFNLFFDRDIEYTIVAKKGEDILGTCSCSGKVLKCFAVQEGLQGEGIASKLLTHMTNFLFDRGIYEFFIFTQPKNLPIFKGLNYREVYTVKEVSLLEGGVANVKQYIKKMYEKSGLQDTKRAALVMNCNPFTLGHRYLIEIAAKQNKEVVVFIVQEDRSIFPFEVRLNLVKKGTEDLKNVHVLPGGNYIISSATFPSYFIREQSQRTKAFVKLDAGIFSHYIAPIFHIDKRYIGTEPYCPITKQYNKALLNILPKNGIQVVEVTRISKDGKAISASEVRNLIKKEQFEDLKELVPKTTYEYLISREAQPIIEKIQRSDIL
- the citF gene encoding citrate lyase subunit alpha translates to MENILGREIPESIIGYKEVKPYKGAFASLGEIQKKSVKIKAMTPGHSKIITSIKEVLRKCDIHDGMTISFHHHLRNGDYVLNMVLEQIANMGIKDITVAVSSIFPIHAPLVKYIRNGVVTGIYTNYMSGPVAEAISKGELKNPIIMHTHGGRARAIESGDLFIDIAFIASPTCDTYGNINGVEGKSACGTLGYAIPDAMYAQKVVAITDHLVSYPASPIEISQEYVDYIVQVESIGDPKGIVSGTTKITKDPVGLKIAKMTAQVIEISGLLKEGFSFQTGAGGTSLAVAYYVKELMKKKGIKGSFAAGGITGYIVEMFEEGLFDCLFDVQCFDLKAIQSYRDHPKHQLMSASMYGNPHNKGAVVNNLDVMILGATEIDTDFNVNVTTGSNGMIMGGSGGHSDTAAGSKLSIVVTQLIKGRLPIVVDKVTTVTTPGETVDVLVTERGIAINPKRQDLIEKLKNTNLPVMTIEQLKEIAESMTGVPKKITLDDQIVAVVEYRDGTIIDVVRKVKG